The following are encoded in a window of Scleropages formosus chromosome 7, fSclFor1.1, whole genome shotgun sequence genomic DNA:
- the LOC108929055 gene encoding unconventional myosin-Va-like isoform X2, translating to MAAFELYTKHARVWIPDADDVWRSAELTKDYKPGDTALYLQLEDGTTFEYKLDPATMNLPHLRNPDILVGENDLTALSYLHEPAVLHNLKVRFIDSKLIYTYCGIVLVAINPYENLPIYGTDIINAYSGQNMGDMDPHIFAVAEEAYKQMARDERNQSIIVSGESGAGKTVSAKYAMRYFATVSGSASEANVEEKVLASNPIVEAIGNAKTTRNDNSSRFGKYIEIGFDKRYRIIGANMRTYLLEKSRVVFQADDERNYHIFYQLCASAHLPEFKALKLGSAGDFYYTSQGRSPVIDGVDDDKEMCTTRNAFTLLGINKSYQMGVFRVLASILHLGNVEVKDHDADSSTILPSNSHLNIFCKLMGVAYQDMSQWLCHRKLKTATETYIKPLSKLQAVNARDALAKHIYAKLFSWIVEHVNQALQSSIKQHSFIGVLDIYGFETFEMNSFEQFCINYANEKLQQQFNMHVFKLEQEEYMKEQIPWTLIDFYDNQPCINLIEAKMGILDLLDEECKMPKGTDDTWAQKLYNTHLKTCPLFEKPRLSNKAFIVQHFADKVEYQCEGFLEKNKDTVNEEQIHVLKGSKFDLLVELFQDEDKATSPSGASSGGRTRLSIRPEHTLRGQANKEHKKTVSLQFRNSLQLLMETLNVTTPHYVRCIKPNDFKFPFTFDPRRAVQQLRACGVLETIRISAAGFPSRWTYQEFFSRYRVLMKQKDVLPEKKLTCKNLLEKLVKDEDKYQFGKTKIFFRAGQVAYLEKLRADKLRAACIRIQKTIRCWLARKKYLRMRAAAINIQRHVRGYQARCLANFLRCTRAAIIIQKYQRMFVERRRYKQQQAAALIIQCILRAYMARQHYQGLLREHKAVIIQKFVRGWLVRQWYKCTLAAIVHLQSCVRRMRAKRELKKLKIEARSVEHFKKLNIGMENKIMQLQRKVDEQHKENKAIAERLAGLESSHAAESERLRSEVARLRSVEVEARNNANRIIFLLEELEALRTEKSVMEEWAETYRDEMEQLVAELKDQNILLKSEKDDLNQLIQEQSQQMAEKMQRVLKEETRQLENELNEERSRYQNLLSEHLRLEERYDDLKEQMSLTLNVPKDGHVRTDFARGSNESECAYGSVLAESEEASHGAEDITKTTLDMSVVFNLQKKVAELEHEKQLLEDDLECREEQFQRARARDEEEHSKTRGAELEYESLKRQDLESENKRLKHELNQMRQLLMEDTTTVAMGTAMPGGPAYKLLLDQLNLANEELEVRKEEVLILRSQLVSQKEAMQHKDEKEVKAQALLYTEGTQKTKDAGDMTQAYMGLKESNRLLEAQMQAQKRNHENEIEVLHGELQSLKEENNRQQQLLAQNLQLPPEARIEASLQHEITRLTHENLEMHTDYPGGYPKYRLLVLQRDLMEQVEQQDKAVRKLRKQLKVFAKKFCEMGGLGGSQAESISPGQQAEEAIQPVNIPRKEKDFQGMLEYKKEDEQKLVKYLILELKPRGVAVNVIPGLPAYILFMCLRYADYTNNDQKVRILLTSIINSIKKILKKGGDDFETVSFWLSNTCRFLHCLKQYSGEESFMKHNTPKQNEHCLSNFDLTEYRQVLSDLAIQIYQQLIRCMENILQPMIVSGMLEHETIQGMSGVKPTGLRKRTSSIAEEGTYTLDLILRQLTAFHSTMCQHGTDPELIKQVVKQQFYVIGAVTLNNLLLRKDMCSWSKGMQIRYNVSQLEEWLRDKNLMTCGAKETLEPLIQAAQLLQVKKKTDEDAEAICSMCHALSTAQIVKVLNLYTPMNEFEERVSIAFIRTIQARLRDRKESLQLLMDTKMIFPVTFPFNPSSLSLDTIQIPSSLNLGFLIPV from the exons AGATGAGAGGAACCAGTCCATCATTGTGAGTGGGGAGTCTGGTGCGGGGAAGACGGTCTCTGCCAAGTATGCTATGCGCTATTTCGCCACAGTCAGTGGGTCAGCCAGCGAGGCCAACGTGGAGGAGAAAGTACTGGCATCGAACCCCATTGTGGAG GCCATTGGAAATGCAAAGACCACAAGGAATGACAACAGCAGTCGGTTTGGGAAGTATATTGAGATTGGTTTTGACAAAAGGTACCGCATCATTGGGGCAAACATGAGGACCTACCTGCTGGAGAAATCTCGggtggtgtttcag GCAGATGATGAGAGAAACTACCATATCTTCTACCAGCTGTGCGCCTCTGCACACCTTCCCGAGTTTAAAGCCCTTAAGTTAG GCAGTGCAGGTGACTTCTATTACACCAGTCAAGGGAGGAGCCCAGTCATTGATGGGGTGGATGATGATAAAGAGATGTGCACAACTAGAAATGCCTTCACACTTTTGG GTATTAACAAATCCTATCAGATGGGAGTGTTCAGAGTTCTTGCTTCCATCCTGCATCTTGGCAATGTGGAAGTGAAAGATCATGATGCGGACAGCAGTACCATCCTG CCCAGTAACAGCCACCTGAACATCTTCTGCAAGCTCATGGGGGTTGCATACCAGGACATGTCCCAGTGGCTATGCCACAGGAAGCTGAAGACAGCCACGGAGACCTACATCAAGCCCCTGTCGAAGCTGCAGGCTGTTAATGCCCGAGATGCCCTCGCCAAGCACATTTATGCAAAGCTCTTCAGCTGGATCGTGGAGCATGTCAACCAGGCCCTTCAGTCCTCCATCAAGCAGCACTCCTTTATTGGTGTGCTGGATATCTATGG GTTTGAAACCTTTGAGATGAACAGCTTTGAGCAGTTTTGTATAAACTATGCAAATGAGAAGCTGCAGCAACAGTTTAATATG CATGTCTTCAAACTAGAGCAGGAAGAGTACATGAAGGAGCAGATTCCCTGGACACTCATTGACTTTTATGACAACCAGCCCTGCATCAATCTGATCGAGGCCAAGATGGGCATCCTGGATCTCCTGGACGAAGAGTGCAAG ATGCCTAAGGGGACTGACGACACATGGGCGCAGAAGCTATATAACACACACCTGAAGACATGTCCCTTGTTTGAGAAACCCCGGCTGTCCAACAAGGCTTTCATCGTCCAGCACTTTGCAGACAAG GTTGAGTATCAGTGTGAGgggtttttggagaaaaacaaagacacagtgaATGAGGAGCAGATTCATGTTCTAAAAGGGAGCAAG TTTGACTTGCTGGTGGAGCTGTTTCAGGACGAAGACAAAGCCACCAGTCCAAGCGGAGCATCCTCTGGTGGCCGTACCAGACTCAGCATCAGACCTGAGCATACACTCCGTGGCCAGGCTAACAAGGAGCACAAGAAGACCGTGAGTCTGCAG TTCCGTAACTCACTCCAGCTGCTGATGGAGACCCTGAATGTCACCACTCCCCATTATGTGCGCTGCATCAAGCCAAATGACTTCAAGTTTCCGTTCAC GTTTGACCCCAGGAGGGCAGTGCAGCAGCTCAGAGCATGTGGAGTCCTGGAAACCATCCGAATCTCAGCAGCTGGCTTCCCATCAAG GTGGACCTACCAAGAGTTCTTTAGCCGATATCGAGTCCTGATGAAGCAGAAGGATGTTCTCCCTGAAAAGAAACTAACCTGCAAGAACCTCTTGGAGAAACTGGTCAAG GATGAGGACAAGTACCAGTTTGGCAAGACCAAGATCTTCTTCCGTGCTGGCCAGGTGGCCTACCTGGAGAAACTGCGAGCGGACAAGCTGCGGGCAGCCTGCATCCGTATCCAGAAGACCATCCGTTGCTGGCTGGCACGCAAGAAGTACCTGCGCATGAGGGCTGCAGCCATCAACATCCAGAGACACGTGCGGGGCTACCAGGCAAGATG CCTGGCCAACTTCCTACGATGCACCAGAGCAGCCATCATTATCCAGAAGTATCAGCGCATGTTTGTGGAGAGGAGGCGCTACAAGCAACAGCAGGCTGCAGCCCTCATCATACAGTGTATCCTGCGGGCATATATGGCCCGACAACATTACCAGGGC CTGCTCCGGGAGCACAAGGCCGTCATCATCCAGAAGTTTGTGCGCGGGTGGCTTGTGCGGCAGTGGTATAAGTGCACACTGGCAGCCATCGTGCACCTGCAGAGCTGCGTGCGACGCATGAGGGCCAAGCGCGAACTCAAGAAACTGAAGATCGAGGCGCGCTCTGTGGAGCACTTCAAAAAGCTCAATATTGGTATGGAGAACAAGATCATGCAGCTGCAGCGCAAGGTGGATGAGCAG caCAAGGAGAATAAGGCCATCGCAGAGCGTCTGGCTGGGCTAGAGAGCTCCCACGCAGCTGAGAGCGAGAGACTGCGCAGCGAGGTGGCCCGTCTGCGCAGCGTGGAGGTGGAGGCCAGGAACAACGCCAATCGCATCATTttcctgctggaggagctggaagcTTTGCGGACAGAGAAGAGTGTGATGGAGGAATGGGCAGAGACATACCGAGATGAGATGGAGCAG TTGGTGGCTGAGCTAAAAGACCAGAACATCCTGCTGAAGAGCGAAAAGGATGACCTGAACCAACTGATCCAGGAGCAGAGCCAGCAGATGGCAG AGAAGATGCAAAGAGTCCTAAAGGAGGAAACCAGACAACTGGAGAATGAATTGAATGAAGAGCGTTCACGCTACCAGAACCTGCTCAGTGAACACCTACGGCTAGAGGAGCGCTATGATGACCTGAAGGAGCAGATGTCCCTGACCTTG AATGTTCCCAAAGACGGCCACGTAAGGACGGACTTCGCTCGTGGCAGTAATGAGTCCGAGTGTGCATATGGCTCAGTGCTGGCCGAGTCCGAGGAGGCCTCCCACGGAGCAGAG GATATCACCAAAACTACCCTGGACATGTCTGTCGTCTTTAACTTGCAGAAGAAGGTGGCTGAGCTGGAGCATGAGAAGCAGTTGCTGGAAGATGACCTTGAGTGCAGAGAGGAGCAGTTTCAGCGGGCAAGAGCTAGG GATGAAGAAGAGCACTCAAAGACACGAGGAGCAGAGCTGGAATATGAATCCCTTAAG CGCCAGGACCTGGAGTCCGAGAACAAGAGGTTGAAGCACGAACTGAACCAAATGCGGCAGTTGCTGATGGAGGACACCACCACCGTTGCCATGGGGACGGCCATGCCCGGCGGACCTGCGTACAAGCTGCTCCTGGATCAGCTGAACTTGGCCAATGAGGAGCTGGAGGTACGCAAGGAAGAGGTGCTGATCCTGCGTTCCCAGTTGGTGAGCCAGAAAGAGGCGATGCAGCACAAG GATGAAAAG GAGGTGAAAGCTCAGGCCCTTTTGTACACGGAGGGCACTCAGAAGACCAAAGATGCGGGAGATATGACTCAGGCATACATGGGGCTGAAGGAGAGCAACAG GTTGCTTGAGGCTCAGATGCAAGCCCAGAAGAGGAACCATGAGAATGAGATCGAGGTTCTGCATGGGGAGCTGCAGAGCCTAAAGGAGGAAAACAACCGACAACAGCAGCTCCTAGCCCAGAACTTGCAGCTGCCCCCGGAGGCACGCATTGAGGCCAGCTTGCAGCACGAGATCACCCGGCTCACACACGAGAACTTG GAAATGCACACTGACTACCCCGGGGGATATCCGAAGTACCGCCTCTTGGTTTTGCAGCGG GATCTCAtggagcaggtggagcagcaaGACAAGGCTGTCCGCAAGCTAAGGAAGCAGCTGAAAGTCTTTGCCAAGAAGTTTTGCGAAATGGGAG GCTTAGGGGGAAGCCAAGCAGAGAGTATTTCCCCTGGCCAGCAAGCAGAGGAGGCTATCCAGCCTGTCAACATCCCTCGCAAGGAAAAAGACTTTCAGGGCATGCTGGAATACAAGAAGGAAGACGAGCAGAAGCTGGTCAAATACCTCATCCTAG AGCTGAAACCTCGAGGCGTAGCTGTGAATGTCATCCCTGGCCTTCCAGCCTACATCCTCTTCATGTGCCTGCGTTATGCTGACTATACCAACAATGACCAGAAGGTGCGCATACTGCTCACCTCTATCATCAACAGCATCAAGAAGATCTTGAAG AAAGGAGGGGATGACTTTGAAACGGTTTCCTTCTGGCTTTCTAACACCTGCCGCTTCCTGCATTGCCTCAAGCAGTacagtggggaggag TCATTCATGAAGCATAACACTCCGAAGCAGAACGAACACTGCCTCTCCAACTTTGACCTGACAGAGTACCGACAGGTGCTAAGCGATCTGGCCATTCAGATCTACCAGCAGCTCATCAGGTGTATGGAAAACATCTTGCAGCCCATGATAG TTTCAGGTATGCTGGAGCACGAGACAATCCAGGGCATGTCAGGAGTGAAGCCCACAGGCCTGCGGAAGCGGACCTCTAGTATAGCTGAAGAGGGCACCTACACACTGGACTTAATCCTGCGCCAGCTCACCGCCTTCCACTCCACCATGTGCCAACACGGCACCGACCCCGAGCTCATCAAGCAGGTGGTCAAGCAACAGTTTTACGTCATTGGTGCCGTGACTCTCAACAACCTGCTGCTGCGTAAGGACATGTGCTCCTGGAGCAAAGGGATGCAGATCAG ATACAATGTCAGCCAGCTGGAAGAGTGGCTGAGGGACAAGAACCTGATGACATGTGGGGCCAAGGAGACACTGGAGCCCCTCATCCAGgctgcacagctgctgcaggtgaAGAAAAAGACAGACGAGGATGCGGAAGCCATCTGCTCTATGTGTCACGCCCTCAGTACTGCACAG ATTGTGAAAGTGCTGAACTTGTACACCCCAATGAATGAGTTTGAAGAAAGAGTTTCAATCGCATTCATTCGCACCATACAG GCCCGTCTACGAGACCGGAAGGAGTCACTCCAGCTGCTCATGGACACCAAAATGATCTTCCCTGTCACGTTTCCATTCAACCCCTCCTCCTTGTCAC
- the LOC108929055 gene encoding unconventional myosin-Va-like isoform X1 codes for MAAFELYTKHARVWIPDADDVWRSAELTKDYKPGDTALYLQLEDGTTFEYKLDPATMNLPHLRNPDILVGENDLTALSYLHEPAVLHNLKVRFIDSKLIYTYCGIVLVAINPYENLPIYGTDIINAYSGQNMGDMDPHIFAVAEEAYKQMARDERNQSIIVSGESGAGKTVSAKYAMRYFATVSGSASEANVEEKVLASNPIVEAIGNAKTTRNDNSSRFGKYIEIGFDKRYRIIGANMRTYLLEKSRVVFQADDERNYHIFYQLCASAHLPEFKALKLGSAGDFYYTSQGRSPVIDGVDDDKEMCTTRNAFTLLGINKSYQMGVFRVLASILHLGNVEVKDHDADSSTILPSNSHLNIFCKLMGVAYQDMSQWLCHRKLKTATETYIKPLSKLQAVNARDALAKHIYAKLFSWIVEHVNQALQSSIKQHSFIGVLDIYGFETFEMNSFEQFCINYANEKLQQQFNMHVFKLEQEEYMKEQIPWTLIDFYDNQPCINLIEAKMGILDLLDEECKMPKGTDDTWAQKLYNTHLKTCPLFEKPRLSNKAFIVQHFADKVEYQCEGFLEKNKDTVNEEQIHVLKGSKFDLLVELFQDEDKATSPSGASSGGRTRLSIRPEHTLRGQANKEHKKTVSLQFRNSLQLLMETLNVTTPHYVRCIKPNDFKFPFTFDPRRAVQQLRACGVLETIRISAAGFPSRWTYQEFFSRYRVLMKQKDVLPEKKLTCKNLLEKLVKVTGHEFLEASFQPALFCTKQNFVSHSCLQDEDKYQFGKTKIFFRAGQVAYLEKLRADKLRAACIRIQKTIRCWLARKKYLRMRAAAINIQRHVRGYQARCLANFLRCTRAAIIIQKYQRMFVERRRYKQQQAAALIIQCILRAYMARQHYQGLLREHKAVIIQKFVRGWLVRQWYKCTLAAIVHLQSCVRRMRAKRELKKLKIEARSVEHFKKLNIGMENKIMQLQRKVDEQHKENKAIAERLAGLESSHAAESERLRSEVARLRSVEVEARNNANRIIFLLEELEALRTEKSVMEEWAETYRDEMEQLVAELKDQNILLKSEKDDLNQLIQEQSQQMAEKMQRVLKEETRQLENELNEERSRYQNLLSEHLRLEERYDDLKEQMSLTLNVPKDGHVRTDFARGSNESECAYGSVLAESEEASHGAEDITKTTLDMSVVFNLQKKVAELEHEKQLLEDDLECREEQFQRARARDEEEHSKTRGAELEYESLKRQDLESENKRLKHELNQMRQLLMEDTTTVAMGTAMPGGPAYKLLLDQLNLANEELEVRKEEVLILRSQLVSQKEAMQHKDEKEVKAQALLYTEGTQKTKDAGDMTQAYMGLKESNRLLEAQMQAQKRNHENEIEVLHGELQSLKEENNRQQQLLAQNLQLPPEARIEASLQHEITRLTHENLDLMEQVEQQDKAVRKLRKQLKVFAKKFCEMGGLGGSQAESISPGQQAEEAIQPVNIPRKEKDFQGMLEYKKEDEQKLVKYLILELKPRGVAVNVIPGLPAYILFMCLRYADYTNNDQKVRILLTSIINSIKKILKKGGDDFETVSFWLSNTCRFLHCLKQYSGEESFMKHNTPKQNEHCLSNFDLTEYRQVLSDLAIQIYQQLIRCMENILQPMIVSGMLEHETIQGMSGVKPTGLRKRTSSIAEEGTYTLDLILRQLTAFHSTMCQHGTDPELIKQVVKQQFYVIGAVTLNNLLLRKDMCSWSKGMQIRYNVSQLEEWLRDKNLMTCGAKETLEPLIQAAQLLQVKKKTDEDAEAICSMCHALSTAQIVKVLNLYTPMNEFEERVSIAFIRTIQARLRDRKESLQLLMDTKMIFPVTFPFNPSSLSLDTIQIPSSLNLGFLIPV; via the exons AGATGAGAGGAACCAGTCCATCATTGTGAGTGGGGAGTCTGGTGCGGGGAAGACGGTCTCTGCCAAGTATGCTATGCGCTATTTCGCCACAGTCAGTGGGTCAGCCAGCGAGGCCAACGTGGAGGAGAAAGTACTGGCATCGAACCCCATTGTGGAG GCCATTGGAAATGCAAAGACCACAAGGAATGACAACAGCAGTCGGTTTGGGAAGTATATTGAGATTGGTTTTGACAAAAGGTACCGCATCATTGGGGCAAACATGAGGACCTACCTGCTGGAGAAATCTCGggtggtgtttcag GCAGATGATGAGAGAAACTACCATATCTTCTACCAGCTGTGCGCCTCTGCACACCTTCCCGAGTTTAAAGCCCTTAAGTTAG GCAGTGCAGGTGACTTCTATTACACCAGTCAAGGGAGGAGCCCAGTCATTGATGGGGTGGATGATGATAAAGAGATGTGCACAACTAGAAATGCCTTCACACTTTTGG GTATTAACAAATCCTATCAGATGGGAGTGTTCAGAGTTCTTGCTTCCATCCTGCATCTTGGCAATGTGGAAGTGAAAGATCATGATGCGGACAGCAGTACCATCCTG CCCAGTAACAGCCACCTGAACATCTTCTGCAAGCTCATGGGGGTTGCATACCAGGACATGTCCCAGTGGCTATGCCACAGGAAGCTGAAGACAGCCACGGAGACCTACATCAAGCCCCTGTCGAAGCTGCAGGCTGTTAATGCCCGAGATGCCCTCGCCAAGCACATTTATGCAAAGCTCTTCAGCTGGATCGTGGAGCATGTCAACCAGGCCCTTCAGTCCTCCATCAAGCAGCACTCCTTTATTGGTGTGCTGGATATCTATGG GTTTGAAACCTTTGAGATGAACAGCTTTGAGCAGTTTTGTATAAACTATGCAAATGAGAAGCTGCAGCAACAGTTTAATATG CATGTCTTCAAACTAGAGCAGGAAGAGTACATGAAGGAGCAGATTCCCTGGACACTCATTGACTTTTATGACAACCAGCCCTGCATCAATCTGATCGAGGCCAAGATGGGCATCCTGGATCTCCTGGACGAAGAGTGCAAG ATGCCTAAGGGGACTGACGACACATGGGCGCAGAAGCTATATAACACACACCTGAAGACATGTCCCTTGTTTGAGAAACCCCGGCTGTCCAACAAGGCTTTCATCGTCCAGCACTTTGCAGACAAG GTTGAGTATCAGTGTGAGgggtttttggagaaaaacaaagacacagtgaATGAGGAGCAGATTCATGTTCTAAAAGGGAGCAAG TTTGACTTGCTGGTGGAGCTGTTTCAGGACGAAGACAAAGCCACCAGTCCAAGCGGAGCATCCTCTGGTGGCCGTACCAGACTCAGCATCAGACCTGAGCATACACTCCGTGGCCAGGCTAACAAGGAGCACAAGAAGACCGTGAGTCTGCAG TTCCGTAACTCACTCCAGCTGCTGATGGAGACCCTGAATGTCACCACTCCCCATTATGTGCGCTGCATCAAGCCAAATGACTTCAAGTTTCCGTTCAC GTTTGACCCCAGGAGGGCAGTGCAGCAGCTCAGAGCATGTGGAGTCCTGGAAACCATCCGAATCTCAGCAGCTGGCTTCCCATCAAG GTGGACCTACCAAGAGTTCTTTAGCCGATATCGAGTCCTGATGAAGCAGAAGGATGTTCTCCCTGAAAAGAAACTAACCTGCAAGAACCTCTTGGAGAAACTGGTCAAGGTAACAGGCCATGAATTCCTGGAAGCTTCTTTCCAACCAGCGTTGTTTTGTACAAAACAGAATTTTGTTTCCCATTCCTGTCTACAGGATGAGGACAAGTACCAGTTTGGCAAGACCAAGATCTTCTTCCGTGCTGGCCAGGTGGCCTACCTGGAGAAACTGCGAGCGGACAAGCTGCGGGCAGCCTGCATCCGTATCCAGAAGACCATCCGTTGCTGGCTGGCACGCAAGAAGTACCTGCGCATGAGGGCTGCAGCCATCAACATCCAGAGACACGTGCGGGGCTACCAGGCAAGATG CCTGGCCAACTTCCTACGATGCACCAGAGCAGCCATCATTATCCAGAAGTATCAGCGCATGTTTGTGGAGAGGAGGCGCTACAAGCAACAGCAGGCTGCAGCCCTCATCATACAGTGTATCCTGCGGGCATATATGGCCCGACAACATTACCAGGGC CTGCTCCGGGAGCACAAGGCCGTCATCATCCAGAAGTTTGTGCGCGGGTGGCTTGTGCGGCAGTGGTATAAGTGCACACTGGCAGCCATCGTGCACCTGCAGAGCTGCGTGCGACGCATGAGGGCCAAGCGCGAACTCAAGAAACTGAAGATCGAGGCGCGCTCTGTGGAGCACTTCAAAAAGCTCAATATTGGTATGGAGAACAAGATCATGCAGCTGCAGCGCAAGGTGGATGAGCAG caCAAGGAGAATAAGGCCATCGCAGAGCGTCTGGCTGGGCTAGAGAGCTCCCACGCAGCTGAGAGCGAGAGACTGCGCAGCGAGGTGGCCCGTCTGCGCAGCGTGGAGGTGGAGGCCAGGAACAACGCCAATCGCATCATTttcctgctggaggagctggaagcTTTGCGGACAGAGAAGAGTGTGATGGAGGAATGGGCAGAGACATACCGAGATGAGATGGAGCAG TTGGTGGCTGAGCTAAAAGACCAGAACATCCTGCTGAAGAGCGAAAAGGATGACCTGAACCAACTGATCCAGGAGCAGAGCCAGCAGATGGCAG AGAAGATGCAAAGAGTCCTAAAGGAGGAAACCAGACAACTGGAGAATGAATTGAATGAAGAGCGTTCACGCTACCAGAACCTGCTCAGTGAACACCTACGGCTAGAGGAGCGCTATGATGACCTGAAGGAGCAGATGTCCCTGACCTTG AATGTTCCCAAAGACGGCCACGTAAGGACGGACTTCGCTCGTGGCAGTAATGAGTCCGAGTGTGCATATGGCTCAGTGCTGGCCGAGTCCGAGGAGGCCTCCCACGGAGCAGAG GATATCACCAAAACTACCCTGGACATGTCTGTCGTCTTTAACTTGCAGAAGAAGGTGGCTGAGCTGGAGCATGAGAAGCAGTTGCTGGAAGATGACCTTGAGTGCAGAGAGGAGCAGTTTCAGCGGGCAAGAGCTAGG GATGAAGAAGAGCACTCAAAGACACGAGGAGCAGAGCTGGAATATGAATCCCTTAAG CGCCAGGACCTGGAGTCCGAGAACAAGAGGTTGAAGCACGAACTGAACCAAATGCGGCAGTTGCTGATGGAGGACACCACCACCGTTGCCATGGGGACGGCCATGCCCGGCGGACCTGCGTACAAGCTGCTCCTGGATCAGCTGAACTTGGCCAATGAGGAGCTGGAGGTACGCAAGGAAGAGGTGCTGATCCTGCGTTCCCAGTTGGTGAGCCAGAAAGAGGCGATGCAGCACAAG GATGAAAAG GAGGTGAAAGCTCAGGCCCTTTTGTACACGGAGGGCACTCAGAAGACCAAAGATGCGGGAGATATGACTCAGGCATACATGGGGCTGAAGGAGAGCAACAG GTTGCTTGAGGCTCAGATGCAAGCCCAGAAGAGGAACCATGAGAATGAGATCGAGGTTCTGCATGGGGAGCTGCAGAGCCTAAAGGAGGAAAACAACCGACAACAGCAGCTCCTAGCCCAGAACTTGCAGCTGCCCCCGGAGGCACGCATTGAGGCCAGCTTGCAGCACGAGATCACCCGGCTCACACACGAGAACTTG GATCTCAtggagcaggtggagcagcaaGACAAGGCTGTCCGCAAGCTAAGGAAGCAGCTGAAAGTCTTTGCCAAGAAGTTTTGCGAAATGGGAG GCTTAGGGGGAAGCCAAGCAGAGAGTATTTCCCCTGGCCAGCAAGCAGAGGAGGCTATCCAGCCTGTCAACATCCCTCGCAAGGAAAAAGACTTTCAGGGCATGCTGGAATACAAGAAGGAAGACGAGCAGAAGCTGGTCAAATACCTCATCCTAG AGCTGAAACCTCGAGGCGTAGCTGTGAATGTCATCCCTGGCCTTCCAGCCTACATCCTCTTCATGTGCCTGCGTTATGCTGACTATACCAACAATGACCAGAAGGTGCGCATACTGCTCACCTCTATCATCAACAGCATCAAGAAGATCTTGAAG AAAGGAGGGGATGACTTTGAAACGGTTTCCTTCTGGCTTTCTAACACCTGCCGCTTCCTGCATTGCCTCAAGCAGTacagtggggaggag TCATTCATGAAGCATAACACTCCGAAGCAGAACGAACACTGCCTCTCCAACTTTGACCTGACAGAGTACCGACAGGTGCTAAGCGATCTGGCCATTCAGATCTACCAGCAGCTCATCAGGTGTATGGAAAACATCTTGCAGCCCATGATAG TTTCAGGTATGCTGGAGCACGAGACAATCCAGGGCATGTCAGGAGTGAAGCCCACAGGCCTGCGGAAGCGGACCTCTAGTATAGCTGAAGAGGGCACCTACACACTGGACTTAATCCTGCGCCAGCTCACCGCCTTCCACTCCACCATGTGCCAACACGGCACCGACCCCGAGCTCATCAAGCAGGTGGTCAAGCAACAGTTTTACGTCATTGGTGCCGTGACTCTCAACAACCTGCTGCTGCGTAAGGACATGTGCTCCTGGAGCAAAGGGATGCAGATCAG ATACAATGTCAGCCAGCTGGAAGAGTGGCTGAGGGACAAGAACCTGATGACATGTGGGGCCAAGGAGACACTGGAGCCCCTCATCCAGgctgcacagctgctgcaggtgaAGAAAAAGACAGACGAGGATGCGGAAGCCATCTGCTCTATGTGTCACGCCCTCAGTACTGCACAG ATTGTGAAAGTGCTGAACTTGTACACCCCAATGAATGAGTTTGAAGAAAGAGTTTCAATCGCATTCATTCGCACCATACAG GCCCGTCTACGAGACCGGAAGGAGTCACTCCAGCTGCTCATGGACACCAAAATGATCTTCCCTGTCACGTTTCCATTCAACCCCTCCTCCTTGTCAC